In the Nerophis ophidion isolate RoL-2023_Sa linkage group LG01, RoL_Noph_v1.0, whole genome shotgun sequence genome, one interval contains:
- the npy2r gene encoding neuropeptide Y receptor type 2, giving the protein MNFLVSCAFQKNLPIIQLSFNSPADGGALLHQLKMTEAGSSNCCLASAPPPGEAALGLEESTKLLGVQVVLILAYSAIILLGVTGNSLVIYVVYRFRTLRTVTNFFIVNLAVADLLVNTLCLPFTLAYTLYGEWMFGRVLCFVLPCAQGAAVHVSTITLNVIALDRYRSIVRHTEGKMSREVCAAVIALTWAVSALLASPLAIFREYGTFEFAPGESLQVCAEKWPEGGVNGSVYSVSMLVLQYAFPLAVNCVAYVSIWTAMKSRMAACSGLEGRHRRRRKTTKMLVTMVVVFAVSWLPLHAFQLAVDIDSSVVYMRDFKLLFSAFHVVAMCSTFVNPILYGWMNKNYRSAFLSVCHCYRPSKGHARMHKGTPGNVFPGFKSTKV; this is encoded by the coding sequence ATGAATTTCTTGGTCTCATGTGCGTTTCAGAAGAACCTGCCAATCATCCAGTTGTCGTTCAACAGCCCGGCTGATGGGGGCGCCCTACTCCACCAACTAAAAATGACAGAGGCGGGGTCCTCCAACTGCTGCTTGGCATCAGCACCGCCCCCCGGCGAGGCGGCGTTGGGTCTGGAGGAGAGCACAAAGCTGCTGGGCGTGCAGGTGGTCCTGATCCTGGCATACAGCGCCATCATCCTGCTGGGCGTGACCGGCAACAGCCTGGTCATCTACGTGGTCTACAGGTTCAGGACCCTCCGCACCGTCACCAACTTCTTCATCGTCAACCTGGCGGTGGCCGACCTGCTGGTCAACACGCTGTGCCTGCCCTTCACGCTGGCCTACACGCTCTACGGCGAGTGGATGTTCGGCCGCGTGCTGTGCTTCGTGCTGCCGTGCGCTCAGGGCGCCGCCGTGCACGTGTCCACCATCACGCTGAACGTCATCGCGCTGGACCGCTACCGCAGCATCGTCCGCCACACCGAGGGCAAGATGTCCAGGGAGGTGTGCGCCGCCGTCATCGCCCTCACCTGGGCCGTCAGCGCCCTCCTGGCCAGCCCCTTGGCCATCTTCCGCGAGTACGGCACCTTCGAGTTCGCGCCCGGCGAGTCCCTGCAGGTGTGCGCGGAGAAGTGGCCGGAGGGCGGCGTGAACGGGAGCGTCTACAGCGTCTCCATGCTGGTGCTGCAGTACGCCTTTCCGCTGGCCGTCAACTGCGTGGCTTACGTGAGCATCTGGACCGCCATGAAGAGCCGCATGGCGGCGTGCAGCGGCCTGGAGGGTCGCCACCGGCGCCGGCGGAAGACCACCAAGATGCTGGTGACCATGGTGGTGGTGTTCGCCGTCAGCTGGCTGCCGCTGCACGCCTTCCAGCTGGCGGTGGACATCGACAGCAGCGTGGTCTACATGCGGGACTTCAAGCTGCTCTTCAGCGCCTTCCATGTGGTCGCCATGTGCTCCACCTTCGTCAACCCCATCTTGTACGGCTGGATGAACAAAAACTATAGGAGCGCCTTCCTGTCCGTCTGCCACTGCTACCGCCCCTCTAAGGGCCACGCCCGCATGCACAAAGGCACGCCAGGCAACGTCTTTCCGGGCTTCAAGTCCACCAAAGTCTGA